In the genome of Phragmites australis chromosome 9, lpPhrAust1.1, whole genome shotgun sequence, the window GCCCGGCGCCTCCGCCATGAGGGCCAAGGCCAGCAAGAAGGACCAGTACCTGCTCAAGCGCCGGGAGCCGCCGGAGCCGTCAAAACGGCCGGCGCCGCTCCCGGACGCGCCGCCCGCGCTGGACGACGGCCCGCCTGGCTTCTTGGGCAacccgccgacgccgccgctgCCCGGGAGCACGGTTGACGAGGAGGAGTTCATGCTGCAGAGGCGCGCGCCGCCACTCGAGATTCTGCCCGCCGCACAGGCGAGCGAGGGCGCCACCGACGCCGCCGCAGACGCCGCGCCCAAGAAAGCGACCAAGCCCAAGAAGGCACGCAAGCGCGACCGGGAGGAACATGCCGACGCTGgcccccccgccgccgccgacgcggccgcggccgcggccggcgagcccaagaagaagaaaaagaagaagctttCCGACTTCGACAGCGGCGCGGCCCCCATCGCTaccgctgccgccgctgccggcagCGGCAAGCCCGCCGCTTTCCCGCCCTCCAAGGTGGTGGTGGACCTCGACGGTCTTAACCTGAAACAGGTAATATCGGACCTTCGGAACCTCCCGCTCGCTCCCTTCCACGGCGCCGACAGTCGCATCTCTGATACCTCTCGCTCCTTCGTCCTCGCGTTCCGCTCAAAATACTACAAGAAGAGCTACGAGAACGATCCACCCGAAGAGTCTAAGAAGGGCTTGGACAAGCCCAttgccgccggcgacgaccagccgccgaagaagaagaagccagtcGCGAGGCCCGGCGCCACCGGCGACCCTGCGAAAGCCGGCGTGAAGCGCGGGCCATCGGATCGGCAGGAGGATCTGGCCGTCAAGAAGAAAGCCAAGCTCGACAAGATTAAGTCACTGTCTAACGAGAAGAAGGCTGGAGGTCTGGAGCAGAAAGATACCGGCGCGGCCGCAGCGGGCGGAACGCTGGCTGGTGCTGCACGTGCTGGCATGAAAGAGAAGGCTGAGGCGGCTGCCAGGAAGAAggagccggcgccggcgcccagGATTAAGACGCCGACGGCGCTGATGATGAAGTTTCCGCAGAAGAGCACGCTGCCGTCGGTGGCCTCGCTGAAGGCGCGGTTCGCGCGGTTCGGGCCGCTCAACATCGACGGCATCCGCGTGTACTGGAAGTCCCACATGTGCCGGGTCATCTACAGGTTCAGGTCCGACGCCGAGGCCGCGCTCAAGTACGCCAGGAGCAACGCCATGTTCGGCCAGGTGGACGCCCAGTACTACCTCCGCGAGGTCGAGTTGTCGGGCGGCGAGCCGCCGGCGTCCGATGCTCCTCCGCCACGCTCCGACCTGCGGCTCATGGAGACTGCTCCGTTCAGGCCCGGGAGCTCCGGCAATGGTGCTCCGCTGGCGCTGTCCAGGGCTGTGCCGGCGCGCACGGCCGTGGGCCAGCAGCCCAAGTCGATCCTAAAGAAGAGCACGGATGATGGCACGGCAGCCGCAGCTAGCGCGATCAGGGAGGTCTCTCGTGTGAAGTTCATGCTGGACGGTGGGGACAGCAAACTCGAGCCGCCTGCACCTCCCACGAGCGGCGGCGGAAGCAATGGCGCGGACAGCGGCGCACCGGTCAGAGGCGCCAAGTCAGTCGGCTTTGCGCCACAGCCTCTGCAGCCACCCGCGCGCGCCCTGCAGCCGCCCATGCGCCCTGCGCAACAGCCACCGCAGTCTCCTCACGCCGCCGTCACCCATCCGCTCCCGCCACCTCCGCCGCTGCAGCAACACCTGCCATACCAACCTCGCATCAGCGAGGGCCTGCTGTCTACCCCCGGGCAGCCACCGTACCCACCTCGCCACACTGATGGGCCACTAGCCTTCTCCAGCCGGCCGTCACAGCCTCTGCCATACCCACCTCGTCACGGCGAGGGCCTGTCGGCGCTCCCTGGACAGCCACCGCTGCCGTACCAGCCTCGTTCCACCGGCTTCCCCGGCCAGCAACAGCTGTACCCGCCTCGCTCTGGCGACAGCTTGCCCCTCTTCCCCGGACAGCCGCAGCAGCACCCCCCTCCTCGGCCCAGCGATGCTGCCGCCGACATGCCGGTGTGGAAGAGGGGCGATAAGGAATTCAAGGAGGAGCTGATGAGGGTGATGACAGGGATCGCCAAGATGGTGGAACCATTGACCGACAAGAACGGCTTCTTCCCCTACCACCTCTTCCGAGCACCGTGAGCATGTAGTTTGCAGAACAGAGGTCGCAGCAGCTTCAGGGAATAGCTGCATTGTATCTGTTGGGccgaagagaggagaagaggtgCCCTGTCCTGTCTCCTGTTGTGGTAGCGTATGCACTCCATCTAGACTCTAAATCTTAGACTCGTCTACTCGGAGATGGTTGTAGTGCTTGTTGGTGTTTTACATCCTCTTCGTCTTTGTCCTAAAAAAATTCCCTGCTTTTAGCAGTTTATTTGCTTTAACATTTCTGCGTATAATTCCTCGAGAAAAACATTTTCCGCGCAGGAGCAATGTGCGTTTATTTTCTTAGTTGTGATTTGGGGCCTCATGTAAGACTTCTACAAGCAGTAAACGATGCAATAGTATGCCTCTGGCCACACATCATCCACACCGAGTCCACCTTTTCACCGGGGATCCATATCTTGGTGTGTCAATCGgagagatattttttttttcaatagacTAGTTAaatgcccgtgcgttgcaacgggaaTCGAAAATTTTCACAAGATAATACAGATGACCGAAACATATTCCAAAATAACATAACgaagtccttgttctttttGTCTGAATTCAGATGATTAAAAAATAAGTTTGATAGCTAAATACCTGTGTATTGCAAcaggaataaaaaaaatcacaataatACAGATGACCGAAACATATTCCAAAATAACATAACaatgttcttcttctttttgtctGCATAGTTAGCTGCTCGTGCGTTGCCACAGACGCCAAAAATTTGCGAGCTGGTATTGTCTCGTCTAGTCATCAGACTAAGTACTCAAGGCATGCAAAACAAGCTGATACTTGCGCGCGGGGCCTGGTAATTTCTTCTCCTAGGAAATATGCATATTTTACAATTAacttttcaaaacaaatatgaTAAATAATCATTTACTACAGTAGAGACAGGGTTTGTTATATTATTAGAACGTAACGCTTGagggaagaaaaagaacaaataaCAGGACATTTGATTGGCAAAAAAATTAAACCGAAAAAAGCAAATCACCAACACACTTGAGTAATTTATATGGAACTATCTAGTTATATAGCCACATGATAAATAACAAAATCGCTTTTAGATAGAACTTGCAACTTGGATTCCAAATACAACTATGACTCAACTTTgaatacaaataaataagtccatataaatatatttattttcacaACTATCTCTTTCAAATCGTGTTGCCCATGATGCAGCTAAGATATTCTCATACACCTGCACATATTACATATCGACGTGAATTCCCATCGTACGTTAATAGACTGATCAAGAAATACCTCCTCAGTGCTTGGCCATCATGCACATGCATCATATATAAATGTAAATATATCTCAtatgtaaaatataatattgtaaCTTGAAATGTACATACAATGGTGCAACAAAGTAATATGCTCACCATGTAGATTAACGTGTGTAGCTTTTTACCATTCCATGCGTACATGAATTGCAAAACGAAATAACCAGATAAATACCTACGGCAGAATGAATTGTAAATTGTGTTAGATAAACATACTTATTACTTATTGTTTCTAGTGACGTTCAAAGCAAGTTACCCATATATATTCGTTAGAGTACCAGTGTGGAGTATGTGCTGCCATCTATAAACATCGTCGTTCCAGCCAGGGTGTGATACTCTCATGGCAAACATATAGTACTTggaaatatgaattattttaGGTGTGTACTGCTTGTAtggcatatctttacatcaatGTGGAATAGGATTTGAGTCAAGTACGATCAGAGTTCTATCCTGATCGAACACAAAAAGCAAGAATATGTTAATTTGTGCAAATGACATAAGAATCTGCAAAAAGGTAGACATTAGGATAGCGAAAACAATGGCACCAATGGACAAAGGGAAGCATTCTTACAAATTTGCAACGTGAGACATCATAGTTCATAAAAGGCTAGCTTTCTAACGATATGGCCAACTCTTGAACATCGAGTTCTTTTCTATACTTTGGGTCTCGTCCAAAATCAGACGTTTGGGAGAAAACAAAGATAGTAAGGTGCCCGTGTATTGCTACGACATCCATATTTCGAACATGTACTCTATTATTACAATAGCATGAAAGTAGTCTTGGCTAAGCATCCGTGTTTTTAGTACAATCTTTTCTTCCTTcaattttgatgtaataatatATGACCAAAATACACTCCATATAAGCAAGTCTTTATATTTGTATTACTCATCTATCATTATTAGAACCAGCATCCTAGATCCTCAAGCCTTGTCCTCTTTCGTCTTGACTTCTCTGACAGGTGAGGTAGTGTATATATCTTCCTAAACAGAAATTATAATTAGTCATTAGGCATTGAGTATGAATATTTTAGCTGATGGGTTGCATCTTCCAAAACAAAAATTATAATTAGTCATTAGGCATTGAGTATGAACATTTTAGCTGATGGGTTGCATCAAACAAACAATCAAACACTCTTTGCCTCATTTTTAACGATCTGGAACAATCAAGAAGTATCATATATGGTCTCTAACATCTACAAGACTCAACCCGGTCTCATTTCTCAAACCAACTCTCCTCATCTAAGTCCTAATGTAATGGCAGTCTTCTAGTTGGGATATAATTACAGAAGACACCAGGGCAACAGTGGGTAAGCACAACAAAATATAGTGCATTAACACTTAACAGGCAAGTCATCCAGTATAGGATGTGTCAAAAGTAATGCAATATCTAGCATATAAAACTAAGATGTGTACAGGAAGGTAGGACGCATTGTATATATGATGCAAAAGCACTACTTGTCTTAAGATATTATTGGTCCAGACCAATGATTCATTTCTCTGCCAAGTAGAAGAGGAAGGGAACTGAGCGTTACTtttttgtaatatatatatatatatatatctgcatTTTATTTGTAGTACATGGCTTGCTGCTCGATGTGAGGCTACTCCGGATACAACTCTCATGACTGGTGGCTTCTTTCGATCACCAACGTTCGTGCTGCCATACATAGAGAAGGTGTTCAACAGAAATCTGAGCAAGGCACAGCCTCCAAAAGACTTGGAGCGTACAAACCTAGGTTCGTGCTCAGAATCAGTAATTTGTGTATGCCAGTTTATTATTCACTGTTcttcaaagaaaaaataattagaaaaatgcCATCTAAAGGTAAAGCATCGCATCTGGGGATTATATCACTCAAAAGGAACTTCTGAATGCAAGGTTTCTTGCCAGTGTTTTCTCAAGTCAAGCATTAAAGGTGCTACTTGTAGATTAAGCTGAAGGCCATatgataaaaaagaagaaagaggaaaggtAACCATTAAAGTTCAGGATCTTGAGGTGTAAAGTTTAAAAATACTAAACAGAATAGGAAACAGACCTTATCTCATACGGCTTCCCATCAGGAGGTTTCTGAAGACGAATGTCATCCATAATTGAAAAATAGGAGTGGAAAAGCAAGTCTTTCACATCCGTGACTACAGTACAACTTCCAGTGATAGTACTCCATGTTCTATCCTGCAATTAGGAATAGCAAGCAATGTCTTCAAGAAATTCTAACAAACCAACATGGAGATAAACATATAACAAATAAATTGatcatcaaaagaaaaatctacCACAAAACAATGAACAAACAGCTTTTCTTTGCTTTCTCCAATTGCACTGAATGTGGCCATTATGGGCGCTAGAAAACCATATACTAATCCAGAAAGGACGCTTCCTGGGATGCCAACTATCAACCATAGGATCAAGATTGCAGTAGCAACAATAAGAAGCAGAAGCCTTACTACAGGTCCCACCAGCTTAGTTCTGCCTTCGAGAAAAGGAGGATGCAAAATGTGAGCACTTTGGTTAGTAATTTGATTAAATTGCCAAAAATAGAATGCAGAACATGCACACTGTACCTGATAATGCAGTAGTATGTCCAAATCAGATGCATGGGCCATAAGCCTAGAATTAGTGCAGATAATCCAATTGCCATGATAAGACATGCCCAAGGGCACAACAAAACACCTGGGATAGAAAATAATGTGAAATGAGGAGTGCATATCATGTCAGAGTTTAAAATGAATATATAGTTAGCTGACCATATAGCATTGCATTTTTGGAATCTACATATGTCAATATTCTGTGTCATTCCATCATTCATCTGCAAAACATTAATTCCATGGATCACAGCTATTTGCGATACTGGTTGTGGTAAATTAGTACATAACAAAATTTGCATTAATAAACCAGAACCAGGACATTGAACTAAAACCTAAGTTTGGGGAATTTGATAAATTcttataaaaaagagaaaattacaTATTCTGTGATTAGCCTTCAACAATGCCATGCCAGTTCTAAGCAAATCCAGCCCAGGATTTTCCAAGTCGAAAAATATACATAATTAGCCATTAAATCAACATAGTTAATTGAAAGCACGTTGACCATCGGTTCATCACCTAACTTCTTGTATTGCAAATTGATCATTCAAATCAAGTCGAAGCAGTTTGGTCCTAGCATAACTAAAATTAGGACAACACGCCAATTATTTAAACAGGTCCTAACTAAAATTCTCCcaagaaaagagaggaaatgATGAATCAATCATTCCCTCTACAAGCATAATAGGAAATCAAGAGAAGAAACCGCTTAAAAGCAAGAAAATGTCACAGTTGCACACATAACCCTCCCAGTTTAACACGCTTGTGCAGTGGGATGCTAAGCTGCCGCGCGAGCATACCCAGCGGGTTGGCGTGGATGCCGGTGATGACGCTGTCGCCGAGCTCGACGACGGCCTTGTCCTCGCCGAGGCGGGATGTGTAGACGCGGCCGCCGGGGTGCGAACGACCCTCGAAGACAAGCACGCGGAGGCCGAAGCGGAGGAGCTGGCGCGCGGCAGGGATCCCGGCGAAACCCGTGCCGCCGACGAGGACGAAGGCTGTTGCAGCGCCCTGAGGCGGGGTGTCCAGGGGCGGGGCGGTGGGGAAGGCGGCGGACACGCCGAAGTTGATGTGGCCCTCGCGGACGAGGAGCCCGTGGGCCGCGGCGACGAGGTGGTCGTAGGTGGCGGCCACGGTCTCGAGCACGCGCACGCGGGGGAGCGGCGCGCTCGGGTCGGCGCGCCAGGAGGCGAGGATGTGATTGCGGACGACAATGTAGTCGTTGGGCGCGTCGGCGATGGGGGCCGGGAGGAGGGGCCGCTCCTCTGGCCGAAGCTCGTCGATGGGGAACCCGAGAGATAGCACGATGAGCGCCTCCGTCTCCGTCTCCCACTGCCGTTCCTCGGCCGAGAGGCACCGCAGCCGGCGGATGCACCGCGACGGGAGAGAGTAGCGAGGGAGGTCGGGAGATGGGGGCCAAACGAGAGGAGTCAAGAGATGGCGGGCGAACGAACGACGCAGATGATTTATGCGATGGACGGCGACGCTTCGTGCGGGCTAGCGGGCGCGATCGGACGGGCGATGCTACGTCGGCCATCCGGCTGTGGCAGACGGACGAATTCATTTGgttctttttaagtagtagagatagagatagagatatagcATTTATAGGTAACATTAATtgatcatataatttttattttaaacactctctcttgatcaattattttagtttaaaactcttttaaaaccTTGTGagaaaatatgagaaaataatatgtcAATATGTTGTATACcattaaaactcttttaaacCCCAATagaaaaatctgagaaaatgatatgtcatATATTGGTTATTACCtcattgtaaactcatatgagaaatctAAATAGAAAAAACCCACTggtgagtttagagaacaataaatTATGATCTATGAATCAtgttaaaactaaaaaaactattagaaaaataggagaaataaggtagatattgcctcattgaaaaccttatatgagaaactatataggaaaaacttataaaggaaaagagtgcaatataatataAAGATGTTATTATTCAGGGATCAACTCCTACTGAACTTTGCAAATCGTAGTCGTCGCATATCAACTCCATAAATACATTTGGGAATGTTGAAGTTGAtaaggacttagtgaataaatcaatGGGATTATTTCATGACTTAGTTTGCAAGGTTTCTATGTTCCCattattttgcaattcatgatgatagaataatttagggcaatatgtttagttatattGTTCTTTAtgtaatatatttgtatttgagtaatacatgcagaattatctttatagataatgaTCGATGATTCAATCAAATTAATACCACATGATAGTTGTATATGGTTTATCATTTTACGAAACTatacacatgtatgtgatgtttcagaacGAAAGGTGGAAATAATCTCTGAAATCTGTTTTGATGACTCATATGAGAAGACTATATCACCATAAAATCAATTTGTGATCTGACGTTATAGGGATCAATTATAGTAGCAAGAATCTGGATATCCCACTATGATCATATCATgtagaaaaatctagatctttTGTGCCATAAAGATATTTGTAGATGTCCTCTTTGACTCTCACCAAATGGCGTTATTGAAGTTGCCCTGTTTGATCTAGCAAGTTatttgcaaatgcaatatcagacATGTTACGATTTGCAAGATAAATGAGCGCTTTGAtagcactaagatatagaaTTTTAGGTTTAATATCTTTTCATCGTCATATCAAGGTATGAATAGATCTTGATTCATTTAGGGATTGAATAATCATAAGTATTTTGATGAATATGATTGTCCAGTATTATTTGGATATTGATGaactgatggataaatatttttgaagaaatgtgcttaagttgtagacttaagtgaaatttggttttacttaaatcattcatctcaaatttcatcttaagatgGTCACATACTTTATCATGTATGATTTGGAGATGATAAAAATCCAATTGGgatttcattatgaacacacatatgcaatcgtTGTAGTTGGAGTAACCCTTATGTAAAAAGAACTCATTTAGTCAATTGTACCACAATCAACATAACTACTTGAAGTCATGAAATGATTTAAGTTGTACATAATATATATtacgatttatatttagattcagaatacgAAGTCCATTAGTGACTTGTATGTTcgaatctatccaattcatttgatttGCCAATGATATTGAGTATGGAAATATAATTTCTAAATATACCATGAGGTATGTAGCATCGTAATTGAAACCGGGTCTCTacatgaacccttgtgctacaaacCTCGCTATTTCACTGTCGCCACCACCTGGCCATTGGCCTTCGCACTAGTTGGCCTTTGGCTACCGCTAAGAGTGGTGCGGCCGGATGGGGGCTCTTCCGCCAAAGGGCGTAGCTGCCGTCAAAGAAGGTGTGGCAAAAGGCCGCCTGAGGGCAGTTGCGCTAGAGTGCGAATGGCGAAGAGGCCATCGGAGAGCAGAGGGGCGTGTTGGGCGCCGTCGATTGGTGGAGATGCGCCACGGGAGGGGTGCAACAATTGTGAAGGGGTAAGCGTCGCTGGATCTGGTTTTTGTCCACCATCGCTGCCTTGGTGAGGCTGGCTGTTGTCATATTCGTTCTAGCAGACGCCGCCGTTCGGGCGTGGTCGGAGGGCTGCCGCTGCTCGTCGATTGTT includes:
- the LOC133929637 gene encoding uncharacterized protein LOC133929637, with protein sequence MSVAVHRINHLRRSFARHLLTPLVWPPSPDLPRYSLPSRCIRRLRCLSAEERQWETETEALIVLSLGFPIDELRPEERPLLPAPIADAPNDYIVVRNHILASWRADPSAPLPRVRVLETVAATYDHLVAAAHGLLVREGHINFGVSAAFPTAPPLDTPPQGAATAFVLVGGTGFAGIPAARQLLRFGLRVLVFEGRSHPGGRVYTSRLGEDKAVVELGDSVITGIHANPLGVLLCPWACLIMAIGLSALILGLWPMHLIWTYYCIIRTKLVGPVVRLLLLIVATAILILWLIVGIPGSVLSGLVYGFLAPIMATFSAIGESKEKLFVHCFVDRTWSTITGSCTVVTDVKDLLFHSYFSIMDDIRLQKPPDGKPYEIRKIYTLPHLSEKSRRKRTRLEDLGCWF
- the LOC133928440 gene encoding PWWP domain-containing protein 1-like produces the protein MPLLPSLSPAQISKFPHPPNPKPKSRPRTSGPPPKSRVSIPLHRMSDPAATGTLVPAGDGGAWANGGPRFGDMVWGKVKSHPWWPGHIYSITLTDEEEIHRGHRDGLILVAFFGDSSYGWFEPHDLVPFEGHFAEKAAQGGSTRSNFAAAVAEAVDEVARRSALALLCPCRNPEAFRPHPYDARFLQVDVPGFDSNADYHPDQIAAARDRFVPPKALDYLLNAAVTQRDAAEEAARTVPGIEMAGLLAAYRRARFAERDTTYAEAFGVDPEKALAAEKKAAAERAQRARPLQGHRKTPEQPTAGPGRRRGGAAGAAERLMEKIVPGASAMRAKASKKDQYLLKRREPPEPSKRPAPLPDAPPALDDGPPGFLGNPPTPPLPGSTVDEEEFMLQRRAPPLEILPAAQASEGATDAAADAAPKKATKPKKARKRDREEHADAGPPAAADAAAAAAGEPKKKKKKKLSDFDSGAAPIATAAAAAGSGKPAAFPPSKVVVDLDGLNLKQVISDLRNLPLAPFHGADSRISDTSRSFVLAFRSKYYKKSYENDPPEESKKGLDKPIAAGDDQPPKKKKPVARPGATGDPAKAGVKRGPSDRQEDLAVKKKAKLDKIKSLSNEKKAGGLEQKDTGAAAAGGTLAGAARAGMKEKAEAAARKKEPAPAPRIKTPTALMMKFPQKSTLPSVASLKARFARFGPLNIDGIRVYWKSHMCRVIYRFRSDAEAALKYARSNAMFGQVDAQYYLREVELSGGEPPASDAPPPRSDLRLMETAPFRPGSSGNGAPLALSRAVPARTAVGQQPKSILKKSTDDGTAAAASAIREVSRVKFMLDGGDSKLEPPAPPTSGGGSNGADSGAPVRGAKSVGFAPQPLQPPARALQPPMRPAQQPPQSPHAAVTHPLPPPPPLQQHLPYQPRISEGLLSTPGQPPYPPRHTDGPLAFSSRPSQPLPYPPRHGEGLSALPGQPPLPYQPRSTGFPGQQQLYPPRSGDSLPLFPGQPQQHPPPRPSDAAADMPVWKRGDKEFKEELMRVMTGIAKMVEPLTDKNGFFPYHLFRAP